In Methylocystis echinoides, one genomic interval encodes:
- a CDS encoding FdtA/QdtA family cupin domain-containing protein translates to MRPSGPPCPPRTRSRFFDGRILLLEFEPIAEPRGALLPVDFEALPFFPKRAFVVDRAPPGTTRAGHAQRRGYQLLLRLSGQIAVTMRLGGRTETVALQSDGHALLIEEPVWKETTYRSTDAVLLVFSSEVFRPEDQIREES, encoded by the coding sequence ATGCGCCCAAGCGGCCCCCCTTGCCCGCCAAGGACACGATCGCGCTTCTTCGATGGGAGAATTTTGCTTCTGGAGTTTGAACCAATCGCCGAGCCGAGGGGCGCCTTGTTGCCGGTCGACTTTGAAGCGCTTCCGTTTTTCCCCAAACGCGCCTTTGTCGTCGACAGAGCGCCGCCGGGAACGACGCGAGCCGGCCATGCCCAGCGTCGCGGATACCAGCTGTTGCTACGCCTATCGGGACAAATCGCCGTCACCATGCGCCTCGGGGGGAGGACAGAAACCGTCGCCTTGCAATCGGATGGCCACGCCCTGCTCATCGAGGAGCCGGTGTGGAAGGAGACAACTTACCGCTCTACGGACGCCGTGCTTTTAGTTTTCTCGAGCGAGGTGTTCAGGCCCGAAGACCAGATTCGCGAAGAAAGCTGA